The following are encoded in a window of Alosa sapidissima isolate fAloSap1 chromosome 12, fAloSap1.pri, whole genome shotgun sequence genomic DNA:
- the LOC121678199 gene encoding uncharacterized protein LOC121678199 isoform X4 yields the protein MGFFRFLNCCTAVPVDGVHGGVVESTQEIRKKLKKYKLEDLKRELEALGIQPDEDRKNEKKLKRELRKVLLRELKRTELERAGNGGEAGGKDEAAEALNGAPERVDPEAEKGAEEPADGGRAAGLDNAEQQDGDSAANGPMKEKGQKEKVALLIDLLGDMTDSVDEVNGILSEAGCVLRLVKAAGVTNPEEKDIDQDMVAVLDDLLDKVDSNMTLTGEQQGEKDSEVVAVHSDMVAKVDSISNQAATKIHRNVEDATEVSAVLNDIPDGVDNAMNLEAEQKAERDREVEAVLSDVLAKVDCVSKQQRAREEGTAEAISVLDDLLDGVASALKLKEEKQEVISEIKTVLNNILEDVDSNLNLTTTLKGEEKEGTSVAKAVLTDLLDNVDSALTERDKAATEMAHIEPKGILDMVDTDLNLIKELDVVRKEEKEKTEAMHLDGGLPLAQAGHLSVGEAAAKDKMEDKEAQEDEESVLPAEHKHKHKTRRGKRGRGAKRGAKAKETRESDHPGGQDVDNEKRKEPERQGDRAGNNVLGKDQWRPAAVDRQWRGQRFGPSGHRKQSSHQPVREDKKGERVERQRKPPTERGQRRGQEVTTPAQRHGNKQPQDMGRNRLRERDNTDWNGRMERGTRAWWNRAWEQESQAEHGWYGRDGYWYWAGPRRGPAVDRRDRGGDLQ from the exons ATGGGATTTTTCCGCTTCCTTAACTGCTGCACTGCAGTGCCAGTGGATGGAGTTCATGGAGGGGTGGTGGAGAGCACCCAGGAGATTAGGAAGAAACTCAAGAAGTACAAACTTGAGGACTTGAAGAGAGAGCTGGAGGCTTTGGGCATTCAGCCCGATGAGGACCGTAAGAATGAGAAGAAACTCAAGAGGGAGCTGAGGAAGGTTCTCCTGAGGGAACTGAAGAGAACGGAGCTGGAGAGAGCCGGGAACGGAGGTGAGGCGGGCGGCAAGGATGAGGCCGCTGAGGCTCTGAATGGGGCCCCGGAGAGGGTGGACCCAGAGGCAGAGAAAGGAGCGGAGGAGCCTGCAGATGGAGGAAGGGCAGCTGGTCTGGACAACGCTGAGCAGCAGGATGGAGACTCGGCTGCAAATGGTCCAATGAAGGAGAAGGGTCAAAAGGAGAAAGTTGCCCTGCTTATCGACCTACTGGGTGACATGACTGACAGCGTGGACGAGGTCAATGGTATCCTGAGCGAGGCCGGATGTGTTCTGA GGCTAGTTAAAGCAGCTGGGGTGACCAATCCAGAGGAAAAGGACATTGACCAGGATATGGTGGCTGTCCTGGATGACCTGTTGGACAAGGTTGACTCCAATATGA CTCTGACAGGAGAGCAGCAGGGAGAGAAGGACAGTGAAGTAGTGGCAGTCCATTCTGATATGGTAGCCAAGGTTGACTCCATCTCAA ATCAAGCTGCTACCAAGATTCACAGGAATGTGGAGGACGCCACTGAAGTCTCTGCCGTGCTAAATGACATTCCAGATGGGGTGGATAATGCTATGA ATCTGGAAGCTGAGCAGAAAGCAGAGAGGGACCGTGAGGTGGAGGCCGTCCTCTCTGATGTTTTAGCCAAAGTTGATTGTGTCTCAA agcaacaaagagcaagagaggaggGAACAGCTGAAGCGATTTCTGTTCTTGATGACCTCCTGGATGGCGTAGCCTCTGCTTTGA AGCTAAAAGAAGAAAAGCAGGAAGTGATATCCGAAATAAAGACTGTCCTGAACAACATTCTTGAAGACGTGGACTCCAATCTGA ATTTGACCACAACActgaaaggagaagagaaggagggcaCGTCTGTGGCGAAGGCTGTGCTTACTGATCTCTTGGACAACGTAGACTCTGCTCTGA CAGAGCGGGACAAAGCTGCCACTGAGATGGCCCACATAGAGCCTAAGGGTATTCTGGATATGGTGGACACTGACCTGA ATCTGATCAAAGAACTGGACGTGGTTAGAAAGGAGGAAAAGGAGAAAACTGAGGCTATGCACTTGGAtggag GTCTGCCACTGGCTCAAGCTGGGCACCTGAGTGTGGGAGAAGCTGCCGCCAAAGACAAGATGGAGGATAAAGAAGCACAGGAAG ATGAGGAGAGTGTTTTACCagctgaacacaaacacaaacacaagacgAGGAGAGGAAAGCGAGGCAGGGGAGCCAAGAGAGGAGCGAAAGCTAAAGAGACCAGGGAGAGTGACCACCCAGGCGGTCAAGACGTAGACAACGAGAAAAGGAAGGAGCCCGAGAGGCAGGGCGACCGAGCAGGAAACAACGTGCTGGGGAAAGACCAATGGAGACCCGCTGCTGTGGACAGGCAGTGGAGGGGACAGAGGTTTGGGCCCAGTGGACACAGAAAACAATCCAGCCATCAGCCTGTCCGAGAGGacaagaagggagagagggtggagaggcaaagAAAACCACCAACTGAGAGAGGACAGAGGCGCGGACAGGAGGTGACcaccccagcacagaggcacgGGAACAAACAGCCCCAGGACATGGGAAGGAAccgattgagagagagagataacacaGATTGGAacggaaggatggagagaggaaccAGAGCTTGGTGGAACAGGGCCTGGGAGCAGGAGAGCCAGGCTGAGCATGGCTGGTATGGTAGAGATGGGTACTGGTACTGGGCTGGCCCGAGGAGGGGACCAGCAGTGGACAGGAGAGACCGAGGAGGAGACCTGCAATAG
- the LOC121678199 gene encoding uncharacterized protein LOC121678199 isoform X3: MGFFRFLNCCTAVPVDGVHGGVVESTQEIRKKLKKYKLEDLKRELEALGIQPDEDRKNEKKLKRELRKVLLRELKRTELERAGNGGEAGGKDEAAEALNGAPERVDPEAEKGAEEPADGGRAAGLDNAEQQDGDSAANGPMKEKGQKEKVALLIDLLGDMTDSVDEVNGILSEAGCVLRLVKAAGVTNPEEKDIDQDMVAVLDDLLDKVDSNMTLTGEQQGEKDSEVVAVHSDMVAKVDSISNQAATKIHRNVEDATEVSAVLNDIPDGVDNAMNLEAEQKAERDREVEAVLSDVLAKVDCVSKQQRAREEGTAEAISVLDDLLDGVASALKLKEEKQEVISEIKTVLNNILEDVDSNLNLTTTLKGEEKEGTSVAKAVLTDLLDNVDSALTERDKAATEMAHIEPKGILDMVDTDLNLIKELDVVRKEEKEKTEAMHLDGGEAAHNIKLDMQLLEGLPLAQAGHLSVGEAAAKDKMEDKEAQEDEESVLPAEHKHKHKTRRGKRGRGAKRGAKAKETRESDHPGGQDVDNEKRKEPERQGDRAGNNVLGKDQWRPAAVDRQWRGQRFGPSGHRKQSSHQPVREDKKGERVERQRKPPTERGQRRGQEVTTPAQRHGNKQPQDMGRNRLRERDNTDWNGRMERGTRAWWNRAWEQESQAEHGWYGRDGYWYWAGPRRRPQAEEAQS, encoded by the exons ATGGGATTTTTCCGCTTCCTTAACTGCTGCACTGCAGTGCCAGTGGATGGAGTTCATGGAGGGGTGGTGGAGAGCACCCAGGAGATTAGGAAGAAACTCAAGAAGTACAAACTTGAGGACTTGAAGAGAGAGCTGGAGGCTTTGGGCATTCAGCCCGATGAGGACCGTAAGAATGAGAAGAAACTCAAGAGGGAGCTGAGGAAGGTTCTCCTGAGGGAACTGAAGAGAACGGAGCTGGAGAGAGCCGGGAACGGAGGTGAGGCGGGCGGCAAGGATGAGGCCGCTGAGGCTCTGAATGGGGCCCCGGAGAGGGTGGACCCAGAGGCAGAGAAAGGAGCGGAGGAGCCTGCAGATGGAGGAAGGGCAGCTGGTCTGGACAACGCTGAGCAGCAGGATGGAGACTCGGCTGCAAATGGTCCAATGAAGGAGAAGGGTCAAAAGGAGAAAGTTGCCCTGCTTATCGACCTACTGGGTGACATGACTGACAGCGTGGACGAGGTCAATGGTATCCTGAGCGAGGCCGGATGTGTTCTGA GGCTAGTTAAAGCAGCTGGGGTGACCAATCCAGAGGAAAAGGACATTGACCAGGATATGGTGGCTGTCCTGGATGACCTGTTGGACAAGGTTGACTCCAATATGA CTCTGACAGGAGAGCAGCAGGGAGAGAAGGACAGTGAAGTAGTGGCAGTCCATTCTGATATGGTAGCCAAGGTTGACTCCATCTCAA ATCAAGCTGCTACCAAGATTCACAGGAATGTGGAGGACGCCACTGAAGTCTCTGCCGTGCTAAATGACATTCCAGATGGGGTGGATAATGCTATGA ATCTGGAAGCTGAGCAGAAAGCAGAGAGGGACCGTGAGGTGGAGGCCGTCCTCTCTGATGTTTTAGCCAAAGTTGATTGTGTCTCAA agcaacaaagagcaagagaggaggGAACAGCTGAAGCGATTTCTGTTCTTGATGACCTCCTGGATGGCGTAGCCTCTGCTTTGA AGCTAAAAGAAGAAAAGCAGGAAGTGATATCCGAAATAAAGACTGTCCTGAACAACATTCTTGAAGACGTGGACTCCAATCTGA ATTTGACCACAACActgaaaggagaagagaaggagggcaCGTCTGTGGCGAAGGCTGTGCTTACTGATCTCTTGGACAACGTAGACTCTGCTCTGA CAGAGCGGGACAAAGCTGCCACTGAGATGGCCCACATAGAGCCTAAGGGTATTCTGGATATGGTGGACACTGACCTGA ATCTGATCAAAGAACTGGACGTGGTTAGAAAGGAGGAAAAGGAGAAAACTGAGGCTATGCACTTGGAtggaggtgaagcagcacataaCATCAAGCTGGACATGCAACTTCTTGAGG GTCTGCCACTGGCTCAAGCTGGGCACCTGAGTGTGGGAGAAGCTGCCGCCAAAGACAAGATGGAGGATAAAGAAGCACAGGAAG ATGAGGAGAGTGTTTTACCagctgaacacaaacacaaacacaagacgAGGAGAGGAAAGCGAGGCAGGGGAGCCAAGAGAGGAGCGAAAGCTAAAGAGACCAGGGAGAGTGACCACCCAGGCGGTCAAGACGTAGACAACGAGAAAAGGAAGGAGCCCGAGAGGCAGGGCGACCGAGCAGGAAACAACGTGCTGGGGAAAGACCAATGGAGACCCGCTGCTGTGGACAGGCAGTGGAGGGGACAGAGGTTTGGGCCCAGTGGACACAGAAAACAATCCAGCCATCAGCCTGTCCGAGAGGacaagaagggagagagggtggagaggcaaagAAAACCACCAACTGAGAGAGGACAGAGGCGCGGACAGGAGGTGACcaccccagcacagaggcacgGGAACAAACAGCCCCAGGACATGGGAAGGAAccgattgagagagagagataacacaGATTGGAacggaaggatggagagaggaaccAGAGCTTGGTGGAACAGGGCCTGGGAGCAGGAGAGCCAGGCTGAGCATGGCTGGTATGGTAGAGATGGGTACTGGTACTGGGCTGGCCCGAGGAG AAGACCACAAGCAGAGGAAGCACAGTCATGA
- the LOC121678199 gene encoding uncharacterized protein LOC121678199 isoform X1 — protein MGFFRFLNCCTAVPVDGVHGGVVESTQEIRKKLKKYKLEDLKRELEALGIQPDEDRKNEKKLKRELRKVLLRELKRTELERAGNGGEAGGKDEAAEALNGAPERVDPEAEKGAEEPADGGRAAGLDNAEQQDGDSAANGPMKEKGQKEKVALLIDLLGDMTDSVDEVNGILSEAGCVLRLVKAAGVTNPEEKDIDQDMVAVLDDLLDKVDSNMTLTGEQQGEKDSEVVAVHSDMVAKVDSISNQAATKIHRNVEDATEVSAVLNDIPDGVDNAMNLEAEQKAERDREVEAVLSDVLAKVDCVSKQQRAREEGTAEAISVLDDLLDGVASALKLKEEKQEVISEIKTVLNNILEDVDSNLNLTTTLKGEEKEGTSVAKAVLTDLLDNVDSALTERDKAATEMAHIEPKGILDMVDTDLNLIKELDVVRKEEKEKTEAMHLDGGEAAHNIKLDMQLLEGLPLAQAGHLSVGEAAAKDKMEDKEAQEDEESVLPAEHKHKHKTRRGKRGRGAKRGAKAKETRESDHPGGQDVDNEKRKEPERQGDRAGNNVLGKDQWRPAAVDRQWRGQRFGPSGHRKQSSHQPVREDKKGERVERQRKPPTERGQRRGQEVTTPAQRHGNKQPQDMGRNRLRERDNTDWNGRMERGTRAWWNRAWEQESQAEHGWYGRDGYWYWAGPRRGPAVDRRDRGGDLQ, from the exons ATGGGATTTTTCCGCTTCCTTAACTGCTGCACTGCAGTGCCAGTGGATGGAGTTCATGGAGGGGTGGTGGAGAGCACCCAGGAGATTAGGAAGAAACTCAAGAAGTACAAACTTGAGGACTTGAAGAGAGAGCTGGAGGCTTTGGGCATTCAGCCCGATGAGGACCGTAAGAATGAGAAGAAACTCAAGAGGGAGCTGAGGAAGGTTCTCCTGAGGGAACTGAAGAGAACGGAGCTGGAGAGAGCCGGGAACGGAGGTGAGGCGGGCGGCAAGGATGAGGCCGCTGAGGCTCTGAATGGGGCCCCGGAGAGGGTGGACCCAGAGGCAGAGAAAGGAGCGGAGGAGCCTGCAGATGGAGGAAGGGCAGCTGGTCTGGACAACGCTGAGCAGCAGGATGGAGACTCGGCTGCAAATGGTCCAATGAAGGAGAAGGGTCAAAAGGAGAAAGTTGCCCTGCTTATCGACCTACTGGGTGACATGACTGACAGCGTGGACGAGGTCAATGGTATCCTGAGCGAGGCCGGATGTGTTCTGA GGCTAGTTAAAGCAGCTGGGGTGACCAATCCAGAGGAAAAGGACATTGACCAGGATATGGTGGCTGTCCTGGATGACCTGTTGGACAAGGTTGACTCCAATATGA CTCTGACAGGAGAGCAGCAGGGAGAGAAGGACAGTGAAGTAGTGGCAGTCCATTCTGATATGGTAGCCAAGGTTGACTCCATCTCAA ATCAAGCTGCTACCAAGATTCACAGGAATGTGGAGGACGCCACTGAAGTCTCTGCCGTGCTAAATGACATTCCAGATGGGGTGGATAATGCTATGA ATCTGGAAGCTGAGCAGAAAGCAGAGAGGGACCGTGAGGTGGAGGCCGTCCTCTCTGATGTTTTAGCCAAAGTTGATTGTGTCTCAA agcaacaaagagcaagagaggaggGAACAGCTGAAGCGATTTCTGTTCTTGATGACCTCCTGGATGGCGTAGCCTCTGCTTTGA AGCTAAAAGAAGAAAAGCAGGAAGTGATATCCGAAATAAAGACTGTCCTGAACAACATTCTTGAAGACGTGGACTCCAATCTGA ATTTGACCACAACActgaaaggagaagagaaggagggcaCGTCTGTGGCGAAGGCTGTGCTTACTGATCTCTTGGACAACGTAGACTCTGCTCTGA CAGAGCGGGACAAAGCTGCCACTGAGATGGCCCACATAGAGCCTAAGGGTATTCTGGATATGGTGGACACTGACCTGA ATCTGATCAAAGAACTGGACGTGGTTAGAAAGGAGGAAAAGGAGAAAACTGAGGCTATGCACTTGGAtggaggtgaagcagcacataaCATCAAGCTGGACATGCAACTTCTTGAGG GTCTGCCACTGGCTCAAGCTGGGCACCTGAGTGTGGGAGAAGCTGCCGCCAAAGACAAGATGGAGGATAAAGAAGCACAGGAAG ATGAGGAGAGTGTTTTACCagctgaacacaaacacaaacacaagacgAGGAGAGGAAAGCGAGGCAGGGGAGCCAAGAGAGGAGCGAAAGCTAAAGAGACCAGGGAGAGTGACCACCCAGGCGGTCAAGACGTAGACAACGAGAAAAGGAAGGAGCCCGAGAGGCAGGGCGACCGAGCAGGAAACAACGTGCTGGGGAAAGACCAATGGAGACCCGCTGCTGTGGACAGGCAGTGGAGGGGACAGAGGTTTGGGCCCAGTGGACACAGAAAACAATCCAGCCATCAGCCTGTCCGAGAGGacaagaagggagagagggtggagaggcaaagAAAACCACCAACTGAGAGAGGACAGAGGCGCGGACAGGAGGTGACcaccccagcacagaggcacgGGAACAAACAGCCCCAGGACATGGGAAGGAAccgattgagagagagagataacacaGATTGGAacggaaggatggagagaggaaccAGAGCTTGGTGGAACAGGGCCTGGGAGCAGGAGAGCCAGGCTGAGCATGGCTGGTATGGTAGAGATGGGTACTGGTACTGGGCTGGCCCGAGGAGGGGACCAGCAGTGGACAGGAGAGACCGAGGAGGAGACCTGCAATAG
- the LOC121678199 gene encoding uncharacterized protein LOC121678199 isoform X2: MGFFRFLNCCTAVPVDGVHGGVVESTQEIRKKLKKYKLEDLKRELEALGIQPDEDRKNEKKLKRELRKVLLRELKRTELERAGNGGEAGGKDEAAEALNGAPERVDPEAEKGAEEPADGGRAAGLDNAEQQDGDSAANGPMKEKGQKEKVALLIDLLGDMTDSVDEVNGILSEAGCVLRLVKAAGVTNPEEKDIDQDMVAVLDDLLDKVDSNMTLTGEQQGEKDSEVVAVHSDMVAKVDSISNQAATKIHRNVEDATEVSAVLNDIPDGVDNAMNLEAEQKAERDREVEAVLSDVLAKVDCVSKQQRAREEGTAEAISVLDDLLDGVASALKLKEEKQEVISEIKTVLNNILEDVDSNLNLTTTLKGEEKEGTSVAKAVLTDLLDNVDSALKRDKAATEMAHIEPKGILDMVDTDLNLIKELDVVRKEEKEKTEAMHLDGGEAAHNIKLDMQLLEGLPLAQAGHLSVGEAAAKDKMEDKEAQEDEESVLPAEHKHKHKTRRGKRGRGAKRGAKAKETRESDHPGGQDVDNEKRKEPERQGDRAGNNVLGKDQWRPAAVDRQWRGQRFGPSGHRKQSSHQPVREDKKGERVERQRKPPTERGQRRGQEVTTPAQRHGNKQPQDMGRNRLRERDNTDWNGRMERGTRAWWNRAWEQESQAEHGWYGRDGYWYWAGPRRGPAVDRRDRGGDLQ, translated from the exons ATGGGATTTTTCCGCTTCCTTAACTGCTGCACTGCAGTGCCAGTGGATGGAGTTCATGGAGGGGTGGTGGAGAGCACCCAGGAGATTAGGAAGAAACTCAAGAAGTACAAACTTGAGGACTTGAAGAGAGAGCTGGAGGCTTTGGGCATTCAGCCCGATGAGGACCGTAAGAATGAGAAGAAACTCAAGAGGGAGCTGAGGAAGGTTCTCCTGAGGGAACTGAAGAGAACGGAGCTGGAGAGAGCCGGGAACGGAGGTGAGGCGGGCGGCAAGGATGAGGCCGCTGAGGCTCTGAATGGGGCCCCGGAGAGGGTGGACCCAGAGGCAGAGAAAGGAGCGGAGGAGCCTGCAGATGGAGGAAGGGCAGCTGGTCTGGACAACGCTGAGCAGCAGGATGGAGACTCGGCTGCAAATGGTCCAATGAAGGAGAAGGGTCAAAAGGAGAAAGTTGCCCTGCTTATCGACCTACTGGGTGACATGACTGACAGCGTGGACGAGGTCAATGGTATCCTGAGCGAGGCCGGATGTGTTCTGA GGCTAGTTAAAGCAGCTGGGGTGACCAATCCAGAGGAAAAGGACATTGACCAGGATATGGTGGCTGTCCTGGATGACCTGTTGGACAAGGTTGACTCCAATATGA CTCTGACAGGAGAGCAGCAGGGAGAGAAGGACAGTGAAGTAGTGGCAGTCCATTCTGATATGGTAGCCAAGGTTGACTCCATCTCAA ATCAAGCTGCTACCAAGATTCACAGGAATGTGGAGGACGCCACTGAAGTCTCTGCCGTGCTAAATGACATTCCAGATGGGGTGGATAATGCTATGA ATCTGGAAGCTGAGCAGAAAGCAGAGAGGGACCGTGAGGTGGAGGCCGTCCTCTCTGATGTTTTAGCCAAAGTTGATTGTGTCTCAA agcaacaaagagcaagagaggaggGAACAGCTGAAGCGATTTCTGTTCTTGATGACCTCCTGGATGGCGTAGCCTCTGCTTTGA AGCTAAAAGAAGAAAAGCAGGAAGTGATATCCGAAATAAAGACTGTCCTGAACAACATTCTTGAAGACGTGGACTCCAATCTGA ATTTGACCACAACActgaaaggagaagagaaggagggcaCGTCTGTGGCGAAGGCTGTGCTTACTGATCTCTTGGACAACGTAGACTCTGCTCTGA AGCGGGACAAAGCTGCCACTGAGATGGCCCACATAGAGCCTAAGGGTATTCTGGATATGGTGGACACTGACCTGA ATCTGATCAAAGAACTGGACGTGGTTAGAAAGGAGGAAAAGGAGAAAACTGAGGCTATGCACTTGGAtggaggtgaagcagcacataaCATCAAGCTGGACATGCAACTTCTTGAGG GTCTGCCACTGGCTCAAGCTGGGCACCTGAGTGTGGGAGAAGCTGCCGCCAAAGACAAGATGGAGGATAAAGAAGCACAGGAAG ATGAGGAGAGTGTTTTACCagctgaacacaaacacaaacacaagacgAGGAGAGGAAAGCGAGGCAGGGGAGCCAAGAGAGGAGCGAAAGCTAAAGAGACCAGGGAGAGTGACCACCCAGGCGGTCAAGACGTAGACAACGAGAAAAGGAAGGAGCCCGAGAGGCAGGGCGACCGAGCAGGAAACAACGTGCTGGGGAAAGACCAATGGAGACCCGCTGCTGTGGACAGGCAGTGGAGGGGACAGAGGTTTGGGCCCAGTGGACACAGAAAACAATCCAGCCATCAGCCTGTCCGAGAGGacaagaagggagagagggtggagaggcaaagAAAACCACCAACTGAGAGAGGACAGAGGCGCGGACAGGAGGTGACcaccccagcacagaggcacgGGAACAAACAGCCCCAGGACATGGGAAGGAAccgattgagagagagagataacacaGATTGGAacggaaggatggagagaggaaccAGAGCTTGGTGGAACAGGGCCTGGGAGCAGGAGAGCCAGGCTGAGCATGGCTGGTATGGTAGAGATGGGTACTGGTACTGGGCTGGCCCGAGGAGGGGACCAGCAGTGGACAGGAGAGACCGAGGAGGAGACCTGCAATAG
- the gclm gene encoding glutamate--cysteine ligase regulatory subunit — protein sequence MEAHVNAKVLLNHATSLQLHTGNLVNRSRLKKKCPSSPSEELQDCIQATLSKWFATIPSLETKDLPMTLDCSIPEETEAITAEEREELKVSVKIFLSERDCSSIRNAVEMACQSLGVSQLDSVIIAPPPLPDGDSQTLEHLQPLWAELEGLVRSNKVTAIGTSDLDKALLEQLYNWAQVKPSSNQVNLASCCVMPPDLTAFAKEFDIQLLTHNDPKELISATAFQEAVQASTQDLQVAHWSLEWVLRYSLIVKSRGIIKSKGYLVHAKRSAL from the exons ATGGAAGCTCACGTTAACGCCAAGGTGCTACTCAACCATGCGACGAGTCTACAGTTACACACAGGGAATTTAGTGAACCGGAGCCGGCTTAAGAAAAAATGTCCATCTTCACCCAGTGAGGAG CTTCAAGACTGTATCCAGGCTACATTAAGCAAATGGTTTGCCACCATACCTTCTCTGGAAACG AAGGACCTTCCCATGACGCTTGACTGTAGCATACCTGAGGAGACCGAGGCCATAACAGCCGAGGAGCGCGAGGAGCTGAAAGTGTCTG TGAAGATTTTCCTCAGCGAGCGTGACTGCTCCTCCATCAGAAATGCTGTGGAGATGG CTTGTCAGTCACTGGGAGTGTCTCAACTTGACTCGGTCATCATTGCTCCCCCGCCCCTGCCTGACGGTGACAGCCAGACCCTGGAGCATCTGCAGCCCCTCTGGGCCGAGCTGGAGGGCCTGGTGCGCAGCAACAAGGTCACCGCCATCGGGACGTCTGATCTGGACAAGGCACTTCTGGAGCAACTCTACAACTGGGCACAG GTGAAGCCCAGCAGTAATCAGGTGAATCTGGCTTCCTGTTGCGTAATGCCTCCAGATCTCACAGCGTTCGCAAAGGAATTTGACATCCAACTGCTGACTCACAATGACCCAAAAG AGCTCATCTCAGCAACGGCCTTTCAAGAGGCGGTCCAGGCGAGCACCCAGGACCTGCAGGTGGCGCACTGGAGCCTGGAGTGGGTCCTGCGCTACTCTCTCATCGTCAAAAGCAGAGGCATCATAAAGTCAAAAGGGTATCTTGTTCACGCCAAGAGAAGTGCCCTTtag